AacttgaaggaataaaaaaatgttttctcagttGAGTGCCTGGAAACTGTTTGATATTATGACTTTGCTATGTTACCGCTTTCATTGGCTATGCTTTACAATCAAGTACGTAGTTTTGACCGTTGTTTAAAGTTTCAGCCCAATGATAAAGCGTCACATTTCCTGTTAGATCTTTGGCTGAACAGTATCAGCTTAGCAAAAGGGcacgttttttgttttgtgttttctcttctttctaatcTTCGTTAACTTTGAGCTAGGAGATAGCACGAGAGCAACCTCAAATCACTGGCCTTTTGGGGGAAAAGTAGAGCAAAAAACCAATATGCTGTGAATAATACCAACACTGAAACCGTGTGCCCCAAACCTGGGGTGCCCCTCAGGATCCCCAGGCCTTCGAGGACGCATGTGGAACAACAGCAAGGGGCTGGGTTCCGAGAGAAGGCAACCTGTAATCCAAGGGCTAAGGACCGACGGAGGGGCAGGAAGCATGAAGACGCAGGGACAGCAGAAGCCAGTCCTTCTCAAAGGGAGACACAGGTGACATTGGGACGTAAGGTCCTGGGAGGCTGGACGCAGGTGGATCCAAAGAGCAACAGCCTTGATACCCGGAAATAGTAGACTGCTGGCTAAAAACTCCTCAGAGCCCTCAGAAATTGCCCACACATGGCCCGTTCGTGCCACTCCCCATACCTACCTTCCCCTTTCTGTCTGAGATCCCTGCACGGATTGCTATCACTTGaatcacaaaagaaaactgaggcagtcATATGGGGGCACCATGAaaacaaggttttttttaaaacatgtcttttaatgtttgtttatttttgagagacagacagcgtttcgggggggggagggggagagaaagagggagacatagagttccaagcaggctccaggctctgagctgtcagcacacgagGCTGTCAGCccgcccgacacgaggctcgaacccacaaaccgcgagatcatgacctgagccgaaggcgggcgctcaaccaactgagcctcccaggcgcccttgaaAACAAGTTTTTATACAGTACAGCTTGATAGTGGGGTCTGAGGAgaccggggagggggggagaaagtagagaaaaatatttggaaaaactaAAGTGTCCTCTGTAGACACTAGAACAACAAAGatatcttaactttttaaataacctaagagatttttttctaataagaTAAGATGATTCACAGAATCAACTAAACTAGACATCATcactttcttgttttaaaaaacatctatACATTGTTGGAAGGGAAAATTAGTCAGAAATATTTATGTTCAATCAAGCCCCCTTTTTCAAGTTCCCTGAGATGACACATACTGATACACACACAGCACAATGTTACGACAAAGTTATTTACAACGATCACTTAAAGTCAAACTCCTTATGTCACCGAATGAATCCTGCAAGATAAATTATATCTTTACAATTGGTTGTTGCTACAAATTTATTCAGATCAAGAAAACTGTCGTATTTAAAGCTCTCAAAGTAATTTTGGCACAGACGAAATCCTTTTGTTAAGTCCCTGAGCTCTTTTAACAGGCTGGTTTTCGCACGGTCTCTTCCCCAGCCACCCGGGCCACTCAGCACCCGTCCTGGCCCCATGCTAACTCTAGGTCGACATGTGATGCTATAACCTTTCTAGCCCACTGTGCTCCAGAGAAACCACAGAGCTTGGAGGATACGCACAGTTGGGAGTCCCCACCCCCAAGGGCGCCCCCTAGAGTTGCTCGGATGTGTATGAACAAGGCAGAAGAATCGGATGGGGTGCGTCTCGTCTCACACATGGGTTTTATTTCTCAAGTTGCCTACGATGAAGAGTCAGCGTTTCAGTGTCTCCAGGGCTTTATGCCGCAGATGCTCATCCAAACACTGGATGGCAAAGAGGTCAATGTCCGTGTCAAACTTGTTGGCAAACAAGTGGTGCTTTCGTAGCATCCAGTTCAAGTCACCTGCTCCGAAGACACACACAGAACGCACGTGGACCCCGCTGCAGGGCGGGTAGGGGGCCCCCTTGGAGACATCACCTTCAAAGTACTGCCACTTGACGAACCTCGCAATCGCCTGCATGTCAGACATGTCATACTTCTGGCTTAGGGACAGTGAGCCTGGGACTTCGGGGATCCTCTGGATAGTGGCCCAGAGATACTCATCTGGACTGTAAGTGTCTTTGGCCCACTCCATAAACTTCTGGATCTTTTCATTCTCTAGCACATAGCCCACATACTTCCTACTGACCACAAAATAGGCACTGCCTGAGAACAGGGGCGTTTCAAGAGGAGGGTGCATTTTGTCCGTCCCCGTGTTGGTCAGCTTTCCATTAACAACTGTATAATGCTttttccacctttcttttttattggatGGCATTCTCTCGGACTCTAGGTTGTTTTCACCCATTAACGATTTGAGCTTCCGGACAATCTCCAGGTTGGTTTTAATAGGGAAATCCATGCCGCAAAGATTTATCAAGTACCTCCAGTCTGCACTCATCCTGTAGAGGTCTTGCATGCAGTTGAGGTCGGCCTGAACCCGACTCCAAGAGGCATACACCACGCTCTCCAGCTGACTGGCCACGAAGACGTTACTGAAGCAGGAGGCGATGCCCATCACCGCGGCCAAAAAGGAATCCTCTGATTTTCTGTCCACGTGAATGCAGTAGAGATTCTGAGGCATATAGATGGCCCTCAGGAGCCTGTCAAGCATTTCGATTTTGTGATGAACCACTATAGAATACGCAATGGGAAACTCCGCCTCTTCTTTACTAAGGGGCTCTACGATATATTTGCGCCTCTTGACGAAAGAATTGCAATCTCTGGTCATGTTTATATAGTCGCTGGTTGTCCACCGAGGGCGCTGCCTAAATTTCACCGTTAGAATTTCAAGCTGTACCTTTTGGATTTCATCTACATCCCCCTGTAAAATTTTGGTACAATTAATATTACTATTAGGATTCTCCCCAACCAGCTCCAAATGCCCAACACTTACAAATTCGGGCTTTTGATGAATTCTTAAAACAGAGAAGGTGACTAGGGAAAACACAAGAAGCAAGAAGCAGTACTTAGTGGGATAAGAGAAAAGTCTCCTTCGCAACAACTTTCTCAGCATTTCAGACAATGATCGAGGATTTTCCTTAATTGAGGGCAGTCTTCCAGGCTTCAAACAGTCATGATTCCCCTTCTGTCGTGGCCTCGAGAGGGGTCAGTTTGCATCTGTCAAAACGGCAAAGGCATCTTGAAATGGAGAATGGcgctgaaagaaaaacagaaggaatatatataaatgtggtCTTTGCCGACATCTTCTCAGGTTTAAAAACCATCCTCTTGGCTAGGtcagatatttaaaatagaacCAAATTGGCCAATGAGAGGAAAAGGACAGTGTCAGAAGAAACACACCATCTGTAATATTAATACTAGATTagtaaaaaagaattcaagggggggtgcctggctggctcagttggtag
This DNA window, taken from Acinonyx jubatus isolate Ajub_Pintada_27869175 chromosome D4, VMU_Ajub_asm_v1.0, whole genome shotgun sequence, encodes the following:
- the GCNT1 gene encoding beta-1,3-galactosyl-O-glycosyl-glycoprotein beta-1,6-N-acetylglucosaminyltransferase produces the protein MLRKLLRRRLFSYPTKYCFLLLVFSLVTFSVLRIHQKPEFVSVGHLELVGENPNSNINCTKILQGDVDEIQKVQLEILTVKFRQRPRWTTSDYINMTRDCNSFVKRRKYIVEPLSKEEAEFPIAYSIVVHHKIEMLDRLLRAIYMPQNLYCIHVDRKSEDSFLAAVMGIASCFSNVFVASQLESVVYASWSRVQADLNCMQDLYRMSADWRYLINLCGMDFPIKTNLEIVRKLKSLMGENNLESERMPSNKKERWKKHYTVVNGKLTNTGTDKMHPPLETPLFSGSAYFVVSRKYVGYVLENEKIQKFMEWAKDTYSPDEYLWATIQRIPEVPGSLSLSQKYDMSDMQAIARFVKWQYFEGDVSKGAPYPPCSGVHVRSVCVFGAGDLNWMLRKHHLFANKFDTDIDLFAIQCLDEHLRHKALETLKR